A window of the Coregonus clupeaformis isolate EN_2021a unplaced genomic scaffold, ASM2061545v1 scaf0888, whole genome shotgun sequence genome harbors these coding sequences:
- the LOC121557186 gene encoding germ cell-specific gene 1-like protein → MLLVVGFSLMCLELFHSSNVIDGLKLNAFAAVFTVLSGLLGMVAHMMYTQVFQITVSLGPEDWRPHSWDYGWSFCLAWGSFTCCMAASVTTLNSYTKTVIEFRHKRKLFEQGLREEQNYLDQDAFHYFRDRSLQSISSSMEVYPGHGGGRLPGGPGGVGGGLVGSGLLGVPGRGKMRGPSGSIDLGENSESLGEEQC, encoded by the exons ATGTTGTTGGTGGTTGGGTTCAGTCTCATGTGTCTGGAGCTCTTCCATTCCAGCAACGTCATCGACGGACTTAAACTCAATGCCTTCGCTGCTGTCTTCACCGTGctctcag GTCTGCTAGGCATGGTGGCTCACATGATGTACACCCAGGTGTTCCAGATCACAGTGAGTCTGGGTCCTGAAGACTGGAGACCCCACTCCTGGGACTACGGCTGGTCCTTCTG cctggcgTGGGGCTCCTTCACCTGCTGCATGGCAGCTTCCGTCACCACCCTCAACTCCTACACCAAGACGGTCATCGAGTTCCGGCACAAGCGCAAACTGTTCGAGCAAGGTCTCAGGGAGGAGCAGAACTACCTCGACCAGGATGCCTTCCACTACTTCAGGGACCGCTCCCTCCAGTCCATCTCCAGCTCCATGGAGGTTTACCCTGGGCACGGGGGAGGAAGGCTGCCTGGGGGTCCTGGAGGTGTTGGGGGAGGCCTGGTGGGGTCCGGGCTGCTTGGAGTACCAGGGAGAGGGAAGATGAGGGGACCCTCAGGTTCCATCGACCTGGGAGAGAACTCTGAGTCCCTGGGGGAGGAACAgtgctga